In Aristaeella hokkaidonensis, the following are encoded in one genomic region:
- a CDS encoding 4Fe-4S dicluster domain-containing protein, whose protein sequence is MAKLTIDRETCKGCGLCADVCPKHLLALSKEINTKGYHPIGITDQEACIGCAFCARMCPDAVIKVEK, encoded by the coding sequence ATGGCCAAGCTGACCATCGACCGTGAGACCTGCAAGGGCTGCGGCCTCTGTGCCGATGTCTGTCCCAAGCATCTGCTTGCGCTGAGCAAGGAGATCAACACCAAAGGATATCATCCCATCGGAATTACGGATCAGGAAGCCTGCATCGGCTGCGCGTTCTGCGCACGCATGTGCCCCGACGCCGTAATCAAAGTGGAGAAATAA
- a CDS encoding 3-methyl-2-oxobutanoate dehydrogenase subunit VorB produces MGEKMLMKGNEAIAEAAIQAGCRFFFGYPITPQNQIPEYMSKRLPKIEGGCFLQAESEVAAINMVYGAAGAGARVMTSSSSPGISLKQEGISYIVGAELPCVIVNMVRGGPGLGSIQPAQSDYYQSTRGGGHGDYRMLVLAPSSVQEAVELTQEAFDLADKYRNPVLIMGDGLIGQMMEPVEMPERKEKTDLPEKTWAATGWTPDCGRERAIINSLYIDPAVLEKHVNKLYAKYAVMEQTECRWQEEMTDDADYVIVAYGTTARIARSAMRKLRDEGIKAGLIRPITLWPFPAAPIAKAAEHAKAFLTVEMSMGQMVDDVKLAVDGKKPVHFFGRTGGIVPTVREIITQVENLAKEGK; encoded by the coding sequence ATGGGTGAAAAAATGCTCATGAAGGGAAATGAAGCCATCGCCGAAGCCGCGATCCAGGCAGGATGCCGCTTCTTCTTCGGCTATCCCATTACCCCTCAGAACCAGATCCCGGAATACATGTCCAAGCGGCTGCCAAAGATTGAAGGCGGCTGTTTCCTGCAGGCGGAGAGTGAAGTGGCCGCCATCAATATGGTCTACGGCGCGGCCGGCGCCGGAGCGAGGGTTATGACCTCTTCCTCCAGCCCGGGAATCTCCCTGAAGCAGGAAGGCATCAGCTATATTGTAGGCGCGGAACTGCCCTGCGTTATCGTAAACATGGTGCGCGGCGGCCCCGGACTGGGTTCCATCCAGCCCGCCCAGAGCGACTACTATCAGTCCACCCGCGGCGGCGGACACGGCGACTACCGGATGCTGGTGCTGGCTCCCTCTTCCGTCCAGGAAGCGGTGGAACTGACGCAGGAAGCATTTGACCTGGCGGATAAGTACCGCAATCCCGTGCTGATCATGGGCGACGGCCTCATCGGCCAGATGATGGAGCCCGTGGAGATGCCGGAACGCAAGGAAAAGACGGACCTGCCCGAAAAGACCTGGGCGGCGACCGGCTGGACGCCGGACTGCGGCCGGGAACGGGCGATCATCAACTCCCTGTACATTGATCCCGCCGTGCTGGAAAAGCATGTAAACAAGCTGTACGCCAAGTACGCTGTTATGGAACAGACTGAATGCCGCTGGCAGGAAGAAATGACCGATGACGCGGATTACGTCATCGTCGCCTACGGCACCACCGCCCGTATTGCCCGCAGCGCTATGCGCAAGCTGCGCGACGAAGGCATCAAGGCCGGCCTGATCCGTCCCATCACCCTGTGGCCCTTCCCGGCGGCCCCGATTGCCAAGGCTGCTGAGCATGCCAAGGCCTTCCTGACCGTGGAAATGAGCATGGGTCAGATGGTGGACGACGTGAAGCTGGCGGTGGACGGTAAAAAGCCCGTGCACTTCTTCGGCCGCACCGGCGGTATTGTGCCGACGGTCCGGGAGATCATCACCCAGGTTGAAAATCTTGCCAAGGAGGGGAAATAA
- a CDS encoding thiamine pyrophosphate-dependent enzyme, producing MAVVYEKTKLLTDKPLHYCPGCTHGIIHRLVAEAIDELGIQGKTIGIAPVGCAVFAYDYFNCDMMEAAHGRAPAVATGCKRVNPNNIVFTYQGDGDLASIGAAEITHAATRGENITVIFVNNAIYGMTGGQMAPTTLPGQVTTTSPYGRDPKLCGYPIRVSEMLATLDGPAYISRVSVHDVKHIMEAKKSIKKAFEMQIAGKGFSLVEVLSACPTNWGMTPQEALKWVEANMIPQYPLGVKKEVE from the coding sequence ATGGCTGTTGTGTATGAAAAAACAAAGCTGCTGACCGACAAGCCGCTGCATTATTGCCCCGGCTGCACCCACGGTATCATCCATCGCCTGGTGGCGGAAGCCATTGACGAACTGGGTATCCAGGGAAAGACCATCGGTATTGCACCGGTTGGCTGCGCCGTGTTTGCCTATGACTATTTCAACTGTGACATGATGGAAGCCGCTCACGGCCGCGCTCCGGCTGTGGCCACCGGCTGCAAGCGGGTCAACCCGAACAACATCGTGTTTACCTATCAGGGAGACGGCGACCTTGCCTCCATCGGCGCGGCGGAAATCACCCACGCTGCGACCCGCGGCGAGAATATCACCGTAATCTTCGTCAACAATGCCATTTATGGCATGACCGGCGGCCAGATGGCGCCCACCACCCTGCCGGGCCAGGTGACCACCACCTCTCCCTACGGCCGGGATCCCAAGCTGTGCGGCTATCCCATCCGGGTCAGCGAAATGCTGGCAACCCTGGACGGCCCCGCCTACATCTCCCGCGTATCCGTGCATGACGTGAAGCACATCATGGAAGCCAAGAAGTCCATCAAAAAGGCATTCGAAATGCAGATTGCCGGCAAGGGCTTCTCCCTGGTGGAAGTGCTGTCTGCCTGCCCCACCAACTGGGGAATGACGCCCCAGGAGGCGCTGAAATGGGTGGAAGCCAACATGATTCCCCAGTACCCGCTGGGTGTGAAAAAGGAGGTTGAGTGA
- a CDS encoding 2-oxoacid:acceptor oxidoreductase family protein, which translates to MEAQFLIAGFGGQGVLLIGQLLAKAAMHEGMNVSWMPSYGPEMRGGEANCAVVISDEPIGSPLVTEIPIAVIMNKPSMIKFTPAMEKGGIMLYNSSLIDITPDRDDITAIPVDCNGIAEQLGNSRTANMVMLGAILEKTGVVSIDSAMEALKATFGPKKEHLLPINRQAMEKGAEAVK; encoded by the coding sequence ATGGAAGCTCAATTTCTGATTGCAGGTTTCGGCGGACAGGGCGTGCTGCTGATCGGCCAGCTGCTGGCCAAGGCTGCCATGCACGAGGGGATGAACGTTTCCTGGATGCCTTCCTACGGCCCGGAAATGCGCGGCGGCGAAGCCAACTGCGCCGTGGTAATCTCCGATGAACCCATCGGTTCTCCGCTGGTGACGGAAATCCCGATCGCCGTGATTATGAACAAGCCCAGCATGATCAAGTTCACTCCTGCCATGGAGAAGGGCGGCATCATGCTGTACAACTCCTCCCTGATCGATATCACCCCCGACCGGGATGATATCACCGCGATTCCCGTGGATTGCAACGGCATTGCGGAACAGCTGGGCAACAGCCGGACCGCCAACATGGTCATGCTTGGCGCGATCCTGGAGAAGACCGGCGTAGTCAGCATCGACTCCGCCATGGAAGCACTGAAGGCCACCTTCGGCCCGAAAAAGGAGCACCTGCTGCCCATCAACCGGCAGGCCATGGAAAAGGGCGCCGAAGCCGTTAAATAA
- a CDS encoding leucine-rich repeat domain-containing protein: MHMIKRFILCTVLAALCLISTQCFAETKSFSSVKSAIEYVTANQPTELTLEKNKFKPTDLLKIKNAMPENSVFHFTTAWGKVTFSDDVEDLDLKPKDAGVTIDELRAIVQLCPNLKSVDNSNKTNPSNKDMIPLIEEYPDIHFDWKINLGKGHYVSSKATVYSTMNRIGSGKELNSSNLELLKYCPSLKALDIGHNNVTALDFLQYVPDLELLIIADNEVTDITPIGQLKHLKYAELFKNSFSDLSALANCTELLDLNITWCPVTDLSPLDDIQTLERFWANMMRKLPEEQIGRFREKHPNTESYFYPSHAATVDGWRDHPRYKHYIWCFKNHQWIPFDEPLPTKK, from the coding sequence ATGCATATGATCAAGCGCTTTATCCTGTGCACGGTTCTTGCGGCACTGTGCCTGATTTCAACGCAGTGTTTTGCCGAAACAAAGTCCTTTTCTTCAGTGAAATCCGCGATTGAATATGTTACCGCCAACCAGCCGACTGAGCTGACGCTGGAAAAGAATAAGTTCAAGCCCACGGACCTGCTGAAAATCAAGAACGCGATGCCGGAAAACTCCGTTTTCCATTTCACGACAGCCTGGGGAAAAGTCACATTCTCCGATGACGTGGAGGATCTTGACCTGAAGCCCAAGGACGCAGGGGTGACCATTGATGAGCTGCGGGCGATCGTCCAGCTCTGCCCCAACCTGAAAAGCGTCGATAACTCCAATAAGACGAATCCGTCCAACAAGGATATGATTCCGCTGATCGAGGAGTATCCGGATATCCATTTTGACTGGAAAATCAACCTGGGCAAGGGACATTATGTCTCCTCCAAAGCTACCGTTTATTCAACAATGAACCGGATCGGTTCCGGGAAAGAACTGAATTCCAGCAACCTGGAACTGCTGAAATACTGCCCCAGCCTGAAGGCGCTCGATATCGGACACAATAACGTGACCGCCCTGGACTTCCTGCAGTATGTACCTGACCTGGAACTGCTGATTATTGCGGACAACGAGGTGACCGATATTACGCCCATCGGACAGCTGAAGCACCTGAAATACGCGGAACTGTTCAAGAATTCCTTCAGCGATTTGTCCGCGCTGGCCAACTGCACGGAACTGCTGGACCTGAACATCACCTGGTGTCCTGTGACCGATCTTTCCCCGCTGGATGACATCCAGACGCTGGAACGCTTCTGGGCGAATATGATGCGCAAACTGCCTGAGGAGCAGATCGGCCGCTTCCGGGAGAAACATCCCAATACCGAGTCGTATTTTTATCCTTCTCACGCCGCGACGGTGGACGGATGGCGGGATCATCCCCGCTACAAGCATTATATCTGGTGTTTTAAGAACCATCAGTGGATCCCGTTTGATGAA